A part of Lacerta agilis isolate rLacAgi1 chromosome 7, rLacAgi1.pri, whole genome shotgun sequence genomic DNA contains:
- the CCN3 gene encoding CCN family member 3 — translation MGDAERSAEPECAAPSRRGRITLRHAFLPFLFLLLLLCKVRGHEVEPECRLPCDCPAEPPACAPGVPTVLDGCACCPTCARQRGESCSRLMPCDESSALHCHRDAGSEAGLGVCVDLEGDNCVFDGVIYRSGETFQPSCKYHCTCQDGQIGCIPLCSLDLLLPGPDCPFPRKIVVPKECCEQWSCDSKADVDVGGFAMAAYRQEATLGIDASDSSSNCIEQTTEWSACSTSCGMGFSTRVTNKNAACEMVKQTRLCEVRRCESARLQDKKGKRCVRTKKSPTPVHLKYGNCTSIHLYKPRYCGICSDGRCCTPRATKTIHVDFRCPEGNIIRHPVMSVTNCVCHGNCPQDNNTFYRKPHQAG, via the exons ATGGGGGATGCGGAGCGCAGCGCGGAGCCGGAGTGCGCGGCGCCGTCGCGGAGAGGCAGGATCACCCTGCGCCACGCCTTCCtcccattcctcttcctcctcctcctcctgtgcaag GTGCGCGGCCACGAAGTAGAACCCGAGTGCCGGCTGCCTTGCGATTGCCCTGCCGAGCCTCCCGCttgcgcccccggcgtgccgacGGTGCTGGACGGCTGCGCTTGTTGCCCGACGTGCGCTCGGCAGCGCGGGGAGAGCTGCTCGCGGCTGATGCCCTGCGATGAGAGCAGCGCCCTCCACTGTCACCGGGACGCAGGGAGCGAGGCTGGCTTGGGGGTCTGCGTGG ACCTTGAAGGAGACAACTGCGTGTTCGATGGGGTTATTTACCGCAGTGGCGAGACGTTCCAGCCGAGCTgcaagtaccactgtacttgccaaGATGGGCAGATCGGCTGCATACCCCTCTGCAGCCTCGACTTGCTGCTTCCTGGGCCCGACTGCCCCTTCCCAAGGAAAATCGTGGTCCCCAAGGAGTGCTGTGAGCAGTGGTCATGCGACTCCAAAGCAGATGTGGACGTCGGAGGCTTTGCAATGGCAG CGTACAGACAAGAAGCCACCCTTGGGATCGACGCGTCCGATTCGAGTTCCAACTGCATTGAGCAGACGACAGAATGGAGTGCATGCTCCACGAGCTGCGGAATGGGCTTCTCCACTCGGGTCACCAACAAGAACGCAGCGTGCGAGATGGTGAAACAGACCAGACTCTGCGAGGTGCGGCGTTGCGAAAGTGCTCGCCTGCAAGATAAG AAGGGGAAGAGGTGTGTCCGCACCAAGAAGTCTCCGACACCTGTCCACTTGAAGTACGGCAACTGCACCAGCATCCACCTGTATAAACCCCGTTATTGTGGCATCTGCAGTGACGGGCGGTGTTGCACCCCCCGGGCCACGAAAACCATCCACGTGGATTTCCGCTGTCCTGAAGGCAACATCATCAGGCATCCCGTGATGTCCGTCACGAACTGTGTGTGCCATGGCAACTGTCCTCAGGATAACAACACTTTCTATAGAAAGCCCCACCAAGCGGgctga